Proteins encoded within one genomic window of Hahella chejuensis KCTC 2396:
- a CDS encoding MGMT family protein translates to MSELSQQEKLQAIWFVVSQIPPGKVATYGQVAILAGLPGLSRYVGYAMKQLPEGSSIPWHRVINSQGKISFPPKSKAFFRQQSVLTHEGIEVHNGRIALKRFQWAP, encoded by the coding sequence ATGTCTGAACTCAGTCAACAGGAAAAACTGCAAGCTATCTGGTTCGTTGTCAGCCAGATTCCTCCTGGAAAAGTGGCGACCTACGGACAAGTCGCCATTCTGGCGGGATTGCCAGGCCTGTCCCGCTATGTGGGGTACGCCATGAAGCAACTTCCGGAGGGCTCCAGCATTCCCTGGCACAGAGTCATCAACAGTCAGGGGAAAATCTCTTTTCCACCGAAATCGAAGGCTTTTTTCCGCCAGCAAAGCGTATTGACGCATGAAGGCATCGAAGTTCACAACGGGCGTATTGCCCTTAAGCGCTTTCAGTGGGCGCCCTGA
- a CDS encoding YajQ family cyclic di-GMP-binding protein, translating to MPSFDIVSEIDRHELTNSVDQANRELEMRYDFRGVEASFTLSEKSVEMAAEQEFQLEQMLLILNTTLSKRKVDLRVLGDSTDQKSGKQVKRSYALKEGLEQKVAKDIVKKIKESKMKVQASIQGDQVRITGKKRDDLQEAIQLLRGDESLDVPMQFNNFRD from the coding sequence ATGCCTTCGTTTGATATTGTTTCAGAAATAGACCGTCACGAACTCACCAATTCGGTGGACCAGGCCAATCGGGAACTGGAAATGCGGTATGACTTCCGGGGCGTCGAGGCTTCATTCACCCTGTCTGAAAAGTCGGTGGAAATGGCGGCGGAGCAGGAGTTCCAATTGGAGCAGATGCTGCTGATCCTCAACACCACACTGTCCAAGCGCAAAGTCGACCTGCGTGTTCTGGGCGACTCAACAGATCAAAAATCCGGCAAGCAAGTGAAGCGCTCCTACGCCTTGAAAGAAGGTCTGGAGCAGAAAGTGGCGAAAGACATCGTCAAGAAGATCAAAGAAAGCAAAATGAAAGTACAGGCGTCTATCCAGGGCGACCAAGTGCGCATCACCGGTAAAAAAAGGGATGATCTGCAAGAAGCCATCCAGTTGTTGCGCGGCGACGAATCCCTGGATGTTCCAATGCAGTTCAACAATTTCCGCGACTGA
- a CDS encoding AmpG family muropeptide MFS transporter, giving the protein METPTSWRDGVRYYLDKRLLTIFVFGISSGFPAVMIGSAVTAWLKDVGYSRTDIGFFGLVFLAYSTNFLWSPVADRVRLPWLTRALGQRRSWVLMMQALVAVCCWAMSGVDLADDLLLAKSIALALAFFAATQDIAIDAYRIDVVPEGDGKMMSAASAMATAGWWTGYAGLGAAPFILVGRWDWGWADMYVLMAAVVVLLMAFTWLAASEPDNNRENGQQAAESRYARVLGSKGEAKPLAMFVALMVMIALAVWSIIGKPGLAEEWRASTPLTLFIAMADLAALAWMIRTLWRWESQAVEDASGRSASRWDQRALIWLLTTFIEPLAEFFRRNGVQLAASILLFIFLFKIGEAFLGKMSVVFYKEVGFTDEEIGIYSKAVTWWVTIVFSILGSLVNIRYGLYRGLMIGGIAMAASNLMFAALAMVGPSVPMLVSAVVVDGFTSAWSTVAFVAFLSVMCNRAFTAAQYALMASLGTLGRTLLASYSGALVDSLDGDWVMFFIITTLMITPSLIFLTFLRVRLEAVLK; this is encoded by the coding sequence TTGGAAACGCCGACCTCCTGGCGCGACGGGGTGCGCTATTACCTCGACAAACGCCTGTTGACCATTTTTGTATTTGGCATCTCCAGTGGATTTCCCGCTGTCATGATCGGCTCGGCGGTCACAGCCTGGTTAAAAGACGTGGGCTACTCGCGCACGGATATCGGTTTTTTTGGTCTGGTGTTCCTGGCCTACTCAACCAACTTTTTGTGGTCGCCCGTGGCGGACCGCGTGCGCTTGCCCTGGCTGACTCGCGCGCTGGGACAGCGTCGCAGTTGGGTGCTGATGATGCAGGCCCTGGTGGCGGTGTGTTGCTGGGCCATGTCAGGGGTGGATCTGGCGGATGATTTGCTGCTCGCGAAGTCTATTGCCCTGGCGCTGGCGTTTTTCGCGGCGACGCAGGATATCGCCATCGACGCCTACCGCATTGATGTGGTCCCGGAAGGGGACGGCAAGATGATGTCGGCGGCGTCCGCCATGGCCACCGCCGGTTGGTGGACAGGCTACGCCGGCCTGGGCGCGGCGCCGTTTATTCTGGTTGGACGCTGGGATTGGGGCTGGGCCGATATGTATGTGCTGATGGCCGCCGTCGTGGTGCTGTTGATGGCGTTCACCTGGTTGGCGGCGAGCGAGCCGGACAATAACCGTGAGAATGGACAGCAGGCGGCGGAATCCCGCTATGCGCGGGTGTTGGGGTCAAAAGGCGAAGCGAAGCCTCTCGCCATGTTTGTCGCCCTGATGGTGATGATCGCGCTGGCGGTGTGGTCCATTATCGGCAAGCCAGGGCTGGCGGAAGAGTGGCGCGCCTCCACGCCGTTGACCCTGTTTATCGCCATGGCGGATCTGGCGGCGCTGGCCTGGATGATCCGCACCTTATGGCGCTGGGAGTCGCAGGCGGTGGAGGATGCGTCCGGGAGGTCGGCAAGTCGCTGGGATCAGCGCGCGCTGATCTGGCTGCTCACTACGTTTATCGAACCCTTGGCGGAGTTCTTCCGCCGCAATGGCGTGCAGTTGGCGGCGTCGATCCTGTTGTTTATTTTTCTGTTCAAAATCGGCGAGGCCTTTCTCGGCAAGATGTCGGTGGTTTTTTATAAAGAAGTCGGCTTCACGGACGAAGAGATTGGCATCTATTCCAAGGCGGTTACCTGGTGGGTGACCATTGTCTTCTCAATATTGGGCAGTCTGGTCAACATTCGCTATGGCTTATATCGAGGCCTGATGATCGGCGGTATCGCCATGGCCGCCTCCAACCTGATGTTCGCAGCGCTGGCGATGGTGGGGCCGAGCGTGCCCATGCTGGTGTCGGCGGTGGTGGTGGACGGCTTTACCTCCGCCTGGTCCACCGTCGCCTTTGTGGCGTTTTTGTCCGTCATGTGCAACCGCGCCTTCACGGCGGCGCAGTATGCGCTGATGGCGTCCCTCGGGACCTTGGGACGGACCTTGCTCGCGTCATACAGCGGTGCATTGGTGGATAGTCTCGATGGCGACTGGGTGATGTTTTTTATCATCACCACGCTGATGATTACGCCGAGCCTGATCTTTCTGACCTTCTTGAGAGTGCGTCTGGAAGCGGTTTTGAAATAA
- a CDS encoding FGGY-family carbohydrate kinase yields the protein MTTVASARTYVMAIDNGTQSVRALLIDDLGNVVAKGKQPIEPYFSEQPGWAEQRPEYYWEALGDACRAMWRDSPVQPEQVAAVTVTTQRGTVICVDREGTPLRPAIIWLDQRHALAEDKLGGVWDLLFKVARVEDTVKRFREKTQANWLAQQQPDLWRRTHKFLLLSGYLNFRLTGNYVDSIGSQVGYIPFDYKKLRWAPARDWKWRAMPVRPEQLPDLVEPGQSVGTLAADAAAWLGLPAGLPVIAAASDKACEIIGSGGSAPHIGCMSYGTTATINATNVKYVEAIPYMPPYPSAIPGRYCTEVMIYRGFWMVSWFKKEFGLREEGVAKERGIEPEQLFDELVDAVPPGSMGLTLQPYWSPGVRSPGPEAKGAIIGFGDVHTRAHMYRAILEGLAYALREGREKIEKKSGVKMRVLRVSGGGSQSDAALQLTADIFNLPVERPHTYETSALGAAIDAMVGLGVHQDFDSAIAAMTRVGKTFQPRPEVVSVYERLYSEVYLKMYRQLQPLYQSIREITGYPG from the coding sequence ATGACCACGGTCGCATCCGCCCGCACCTACGTAATGGCCATCGATAACGGCACTCAGAGCGTGCGCGCCCTGTTGATCGACGACCTTGGCAATGTGGTTGCTAAAGGCAAACAACCCATCGAGCCCTACTTCTCCGAGCAGCCGGGCTGGGCGGAGCAGCGCCCCGAATATTACTGGGAGGCGCTGGGCGACGCCTGCCGCGCGATGTGGCGCGACAGCCCTGTGCAGCCCGAGCAAGTGGCTGCGGTCACAGTGACCACGCAACGCGGTACGGTGATCTGCGTCGACCGGGAAGGAACGCCTCTGCGTCCCGCCATCATCTGGCTGGACCAGCGTCATGCGCTGGCGGAGGATAAGCTGGGCGGCGTCTGGGATCTGCTATTCAAAGTCGCCAGGGTGGAGGATACGGTCAAGCGTTTCCGGGAAAAGACCCAGGCCAACTGGCTGGCGCAGCAGCAACCGGATCTCTGGCGGCGCACGCACAAGTTTCTTCTGCTGTCTGGCTATCTGAACTTTCGTCTTACCGGAAATTATGTGGATTCCATCGGAAGTCAGGTGGGATACATACCCTTCGACTATAAAAAGCTACGCTGGGCGCCGGCGCGAGATTGGAAGTGGCGAGCTATGCCTGTGCGCCCGGAGCAGTTACCTGATTTGGTGGAGCCGGGGCAGTCAGTAGGAACATTGGCTGCTGACGCCGCAGCCTGGCTGGGGTTGCCCGCTGGCTTGCCTGTTATCGCCGCAGCGTCCGACAAAGCCTGCGAGATTATCGGCTCGGGCGGCTCCGCTCCTCATATCGGCTGCATGAGCTACGGCACCACCGCCACTATCAACGCCACCAACGTCAAGTACGTGGAAGCCATTCCATATATGCCGCCGTATCCTTCCGCCATCCCAGGACGCTATTGCACGGAAGTGATGATTTACCGGGGTTTTTGGATGGTGAGCTGGTTCAAGAAGGAGTTTGGTCTGCGCGAGGAAGGCGTGGCGAAAGAACGAGGCATTGAGCCAGAGCAATTGTTTGACGAACTGGTCGACGCCGTCCCACCGGGTTCTATGGGGCTGACTTTACAGCCCTATTGGTCCCCCGGCGTGCGCAGCCCTGGGCCGGAGGCGAAAGGAGCGATTATCGGTTTTGGCGACGTGCATACCCGCGCTCATATGTATCGCGCCATTTTGGAAGGGCTGGCGTACGCGCTGCGGGAAGGGCGGGAAAAAATCGAGAAGAAGTCAGGCGTCAAAATGCGCGTGTTACGGGTATCCGGCGGCGGTTCGCAGAGCGACGCCGCCCTGCAATTGACGGCGGATATCTTCAATCTCCCGGTGGAGCGTCCTCATACTTATGAAACATCGGCGCTGGGCGCCGCCATTGACGCAATGGTCGGGCTGGGCGTGCATCAGGATTTTGATTCCGCCATCGCCGCCATGACCCGGGTGGGGAAAACCTTTCAACCGCGGCCTGAGGTGGTGAGCGTATATGAGCGCCTGTATTCCGAGGTGTACTTGAAGATGTACCGACAGTTGCAGCCTCTCTATCAGTCGATCAGAGAGATAACGGGCTATCCGGGATAG
- a CDS encoding response regulator, which translates to MPNLDLSILVVDDAKFSSAMIAKTLRNSGYHDVRIAHNAPSALQMLEERPVSVLIADWLMPEMDGLELTAKVRQLDEASNHFTYIILLTAKEGVEALAEAFDRGVDDFVYKSEMNKQLLPRVFAADRLSDMQNTLLVANQLLMDNIKELQERNVLDLATGLGNQVLARERLTDTLRQMESRGGAASYLLLGIKNWQTIKKHFNPAILEEIANGVSRRLRHLTRPLDTVCRISENQFAVIGQFSSLEQCTTSCYRRIHDGINLKAFKTTAGFVSVQAGTSVCAIDGSTTTPKAQQVEKVALRRLQYAYETATIALALWPEVSDEIKDSE; encoded by the coding sequence ATGCCGAATCTAGATTTATCCATCCTTGTGGTCGACGACGCCAAATTCAGCAGCGCCATGATCGCCAAGACATTGAGAAACTCCGGTTATCACGATGTGCGCATCGCCCACAACGCCCCCTCCGCTCTGCAAATGCTTGAAGAACGCCCTGTCAGCGTATTGATCGCTGACTGGCTGATGCCCGAAATGGATGGGTTGGAATTGACGGCCAAGGTTCGGCAACTTGACGAAGCCAGCAATCACTTTACCTACATCATTCTGCTGACCGCCAAAGAAGGCGTGGAAGCGCTGGCCGAGGCCTTTGATCGCGGCGTCGACGACTTTGTTTATAAGTCAGAGATGAACAAGCAATTGCTGCCCCGCGTGTTCGCCGCAGACCGTCTTTCCGATATGCAGAACACCCTGCTGGTGGCCAATCAGCTGTTAATGGATAACATCAAAGAACTGCAGGAACGCAATGTGCTGGATCTGGCGACAGGTCTGGGCAATCAGGTGCTGGCCCGCGAACGGCTCACCGATACACTGCGCCAGATGGAATCCCGCGGCGGCGCTGCAAGCTATCTGTTGCTGGGCATCAAGAACTGGCAGACCATCAAAAAGCACTTCAACCCGGCCATTCTTGAAGAGATCGCCAACGGCGTGTCCCGCCGCCTGCGCCACCTGACCCGACCTTTGGATACGGTCTGTCGCATCTCCGAGAATCAGTTCGCGGTCATTGGCCAGTTTTCCAGCCTCGAACAGTGCACCACCAGCTGTTATCGCCGCATTCACGACGGCATTAACTTGAAGGCGTTCAAAACCACCGCTGGCTTCGTTTCCGTTCAGGCGGGCACCAGCGTGTGCGCCATCGACGGCAGCACCACCACGCCAAAGGCTCAGCAAGTGGAGAAAGTCGCCTTGCGCCGCCTGCAATACGCCTACGAAACAGCCACCATCGCTCTGGCCCTGTGGCCGGAAGTCAGCGACGAAATCAAAGACTCGGAATAA
- a CDS encoding SDR family oxidoreductase yields the protein MQLKDSVVVITGGGQGLGRAMALYLAEKGARLALIDLSEEKLQESVAKCEELGAEARYYLCNVAKEAEVESVFSKIAEDFGGVDALINNAGILRDGMLIKYKDGQVTHRMSLEQWQSVIDVNLTGVFLCGREAAAKMLESGRKGCIINISSISRAGNIGQTNYSAAKAGVVGMSVSWAKELARFGIRCMAIAPGFIETEMTGSMKPEALEMMTKQIPLRRMGQPNEIAQTVCFILENDYLSGRVIEVDGALRI from the coding sequence ATGCAATTGAAAGATTCTGTGGTTGTGATTACCGGTGGCGGCCAGGGCCTGGGCCGCGCCATGGCGCTGTATCTCGCCGAAAAAGGCGCCCGTCTGGCGCTGATTGATCTGTCTGAAGAGAAGCTGCAGGAAAGCGTCGCCAAGTGCGAGGAATTGGGCGCAGAAGCCAGGTACTACCTGTGCAACGTCGCCAAAGAGGCGGAGGTTGAGAGCGTTTTTTCCAAAATCGCCGAAGACTTTGGCGGCGTCGACGCCCTGATCAACAACGCCGGCATTTTGCGCGACGGCATGTTGATTAAATACAAAGACGGACAGGTCACCCATCGCATGAGTCTGGAGCAGTGGCAATCCGTCATCGACGTCAACCTGACTGGCGTTTTTCTGTGCGGTCGCGAAGCCGCCGCCAAGATGCTGGAAAGCGGCCGCAAGGGCTGCATCATCAATATTTCCAGTATTTCCCGCGCCGGTAATATCGGCCAGACCAACTACTCCGCCGCCAAAGCCGGCGTCGTGGGCATGAGCGTAAGCTGGGCGAAGGAGCTGGCGCGCTTCGGCATTCGTTGTATGGCGATTGCGCCCGGCTTTATCGAAACCGAAATGACCGGCTCCATGAAGCCTGAAGCGTTGGAGATGATGACCAAGCAGATTCCTTTGCGCCGTATGGGTCAGCCTAATGAGATAGCGCAAACCGTATGCTTCATCCTGGAAAACGACTACCTTTCCGGTCGCGTCATCGAAGTGGACGGGGCGCTGCGTATCTAG
- a CDS encoding glycerol-3-phosphate dehydrogenase/oxidase, with protein MDNLNYWRPQQREKLWDMLESGKHVWDLVIVGGGVTGAGVLREAVRYGLKALLVEKRDFAWGASSKSSKMVHGGLRYLASGQLSLTRHSVRERQRLLEEAPGLVEPLNFLMGHYRGEFPPGFIFQRVLDVYDRMAGARNHEAFAPEQAAYLAPGINAEGLRSLSRFGDAVTDDARLVLKILRQGVAEGGVAVNYCGAREIVRVNGRLHGVVLHDAIADRNCEVRARVVVNATGAWSDQLRMQEGVDAQIRPLRGSHLVLPHWRLPVAYAVSGFHPEDKRPVFAFPWEGVTVVGTTDLDHTQDMEQDVSISVAEMDYLMRGVNHMFPSLRLQPEEVMCTYSGIRPVVSSGAADPSKEKREHSIWNDNGLISVAGGKLTTFRLIALDVLQEAARYLDGVAFNASDARVFASGAPPYSPDCGVSASAYRRLCGRYGAAGACMLEKDKERLRPITGTNLLWGEIDHALQNESVVHLDDLMLRRTRLGLLAPNGAEAMLDEVGRRCQRYLGWSDAVWRDEANRYRNLFQRHFGVPGVTTSDDAARTQRKTEESGA; from the coding sequence ATGGACAACCTGAATTACTGGCGGCCACAACAGCGGGAAAAACTCTGGGACATGCTGGAGTCCGGCAAGCACGTCTGGGATCTGGTGATTGTCGGCGGCGGAGTGACTGGCGCCGGCGTACTGCGGGAAGCGGTGAGATACGGCCTGAAGGCGCTGCTGGTGGAAAAGCGCGACTTCGCCTGGGGCGCTTCCAGCAAGTCTTCGAAAATGGTGCATGGGGGGCTGCGTTATCTCGCCTCGGGGCAGCTTTCGCTGACCCGTCACTCTGTACGCGAGCGTCAACGTCTGTTGGAGGAAGCGCCAGGGCTGGTGGAGCCGTTGAACTTTTTGATGGGGCATTATCGCGGCGAATTCCCCCCGGGTTTTATTTTTCAGCGGGTGCTGGACGTGTACGACCGTATGGCGGGCGCGCGTAATCACGAAGCCTTTGCGCCGGAACAGGCTGCCTATCTGGCCCCGGGCATAAACGCCGAGGGACTGCGCAGTCTCAGTCGCTTTGGCGACGCAGTGACTGACGACGCCCGTCTGGTGTTGAAAATCCTGCGCCAGGGCGTGGCGGAAGGCGGCGTGGCGGTGAATTACTGCGGCGCCAGAGAAATTGTGCGCGTCAATGGACGTCTGCATGGCGTGGTGCTGCATGACGCCATTGCTGATCGCAATTGTGAAGTGCGTGCGCGGGTCGTGGTGAACGCCACTGGCGCCTGGTCGGATCAACTGCGCATGCAGGAAGGCGTCGACGCGCAAATACGCCCACTGCGCGGCAGTCATCTGGTCTTGCCTCACTGGCGGCTGCCGGTCGCCTACGCGGTGAGTGGATTTCACCCGGAAGATAAGCGTCCCGTTTTCGCGTTTCCCTGGGAAGGCGTCACTGTAGTGGGCACCACGGACCTCGATCATACGCAGGACATGGAGCAGGATGTCAGCATCAGCGTCGCCGAAATGGATTACTTGATGCGCGGCGTGAACCATATGTTTCCGTCCCTGCGATTGCAGCCGGAGGAAGTCATGTGTACTTACTCCGGCATTCGCCCCGTCGTATCCAGTGGCGCGGCGGACCCCTCCAAGGAAAAGCGCGAACATTCGATCTGGAATGATAATGGGCTGATTTCCGTCGCTGGCGGCAAGTTGACCACCTTCAGGTTGATTGCGCTGGATGTGCTGCAAGAAGCCGCCCGCTATCTTGATGGCGTGGCGTTCAATGCTTCGGACGCCCGGGTATTCGCCAGTGGCGCGCCGCCTTACAGTCCCGATTGTGGCGTATCGGCGTCGGCATACCGGCGTCTGTGCGGACGCTACGGCGCCGCTGGGGCGTGCATGCTGGAAAAGGACAAAGAGCGCCTGCGGCCCATCACCGGAACCAATTTGCTCTGGGGAGAGATTGATCACGCGCTGCAAAACGAATCCGTAGTTCATCTGGACGACCTGATGTTGCGGCGCACCCGCCTGGGCCTGCTGGCGCCAAACGGAGCGGAAGCCATGCTCGATGAGGTGGGACGGCGTTGCCAGCGCTACCTGGGATGGTCCGATGCGGTTTGGCGTGATGAGGCGAATCGTTATCGGAATCTGTTTCAGCGCCACTTTGGCGTACCAGGGGTGACGACGAGTGATGATGCGGCGCGGACGCAGCGCAAGACTGAGGAGAGCGGGGCATGA